The Microbacterium sp. KUDC0406 genome includes a window with the following:
- a CDS encoding TetR/AcrR family transcriptional regulator: MFTPYTSTWREGKGVAYHHGDLAAALVEAGLDVTREGGFDALSIREVTRRIGVSPNAAYRHYPSLAALREAVAAAILEQVAASMSAGTASDPAARLRTIGLAYIDFALREPGWFSVAFFGGRTLGPADIATTPAFRALESALGGMIARGSLTADAAPAAAWSCWATVHGFAELCLHGPLAAMPSSEQRSLAASAVDAIVAGIRPAEHAPDAAG, translated from the coding sequence ATGTTCACACCGTATACATCGACCTGGCGGGAGGGCAAGGGCGTGGCCTATCATCACGGCGACCTCGCAGCAGCGCTGGTCGAGGCCGGCCTCGACGTCACCCGGGAGGGCGGCTTCGACGCGCTCTCGATCCGAGAGGTCACCCGCCGCATCGGCGTCTCGCCGAACGCCGCCTACCGGCACTACCCGAGCCTCGCCGCGCTGCGCGAGGCCGTCGCGGCAGCGATCCTCGAGCAGGTGGCTGCGTCGATGTCGGCCGGCACGGCATCCGATCCGGCAGCGCGCCTGCGCACGATCGGCCTCGCCTACATCGACTTCGCCCTGCGGGAGCCCGGCTGGTTCTCGGTCGCCTTCTTCGGCGGTCGCACCCTCGGTCCGGCGGACATCGCGACGACGCCCGCGTTCCGCGCGCTCGAGTCGGCGCTCGGGGGCATGATCGCACGGGGGTCGCTGACGGCGGATGCCGCACCCGCTGCGGCCTGGTCATGCTGGGCGACCGTGCACGGCTTCGCCGAACTCTGCCTGCACGGGCCGCTCGCCGCGATGCCCTCATCCGAGCAGCGGAGCCTCGCGGCATCCGCCGTGGATGCGATCGTCGCAGGCATCCGCCCCGCCGAACACGCGCCGGATGCCGCCGGCTGA
- a CDS encoding Fur family transcriptional regulator, with the protein MAQRNTWQRERVRDALGDTQGFVSAQTLHAALRDANTGIGLATVYRALAGLAASGEADSLQSPEGEALYRACTTQGHHHHLICRSCGLTVEIEAKDVEQWAQRTAAQNGFRDAEHVVDIFGLCADCTARQDAGE; encoded by the coding sequence ATGGCTCAGCGGAACACCTGGCAGCGCGAACGCGTGCGCGACGCGCTCGGCGACACGCAGGGTTTCGTGAGCGCGCAGACTCTGCACGCCGCGCTGCGCGATGCCAACACCGGCATCGGACTCGCGACCGTGTACCGGGCGCTCGCGGGTCTCGCGGCATCCGGCGAGGCCGACTCGCTGCAGAGCCCTGAGGGTGAGGCGCTCTACCGGGCCTGCACCACGCAGGGGCACCACCACCATCTGATCTGCCGTTCCTGCGGACTCACCGTCGAGATCGAGGCCAAGGACGTCGAGCAGTGGGCACAGCGCACTGCTGCGCAGAACGGCTTCCGCGACGCCGAGCACGTCGTCGACATCTTCGGACTGTGCGCCGACTGCACCGCCCGTCAGGACGCGGGCGAGTGA
- a CDS encoding DUF899 family protein, with protein MRSERCEQRSDHDRPSPVVDEQTWREALAELRVREKAVTRELDAIAAARRRLPAVKMPEYHLTAEDGSTVTLADVFDGHSQLVVYNHMWTDGATWQCSGCTGGTAQFGRPDIVEPLDVRFVIVTNGPMDEILAYKKRVGNQMTWYSSAGSSFGADVDAGPGEGFAYNVFLRDGDDVYRTWHTTGRGAEQFLLTFAIADVLPYGRQEEWQDVPEGWPQHPTYEGWPTSKEIAERYGDPAA; from the coding sequence ATCAGAAGTGAACGCTGTGAACAGAGGAGTGATCATGACCGCCCTTCCCCCGTCGTCGATGAGCAGACCTGGCGCGAGGCGCTGGCCGAACTGCGCGTGCGCGAGAAGGCAGTCACCCGCGAGCTCGACGCGATCGCCGCCGCACGCCGACGACTGCCCGCCGTCAAGATGCCGGAGTACCACCTGACCGCAGAGGACGGCTCCACCGTCACCCTCGCCGACGTCTTCGACGGGCACAGCCAGCTCGTCGTGTACAACCACATGTGGACCGACGGCGCCACCTGGCAGTGCTCCGGATGCACCGGGGGCACCGCGCAGTTCGGCCGGCCCGACATCGTGGAGCCGCTGGACGTGCGATTCGTCATCGTGACCAACGGTCCGATGGACGAGATCCTCGCGTACAAGAAGCGCGTCGGCAATCAGATGACCTGGTACTCGTCGGCCGGCAGCTCCTTCGGCGCCGATGTGGACGCCGGCCCCGGCGAGGGATTCGCCTACAACGTGTTCCTCCGTGACGGCGACGACGTCTACCGCACCTGGCACACCACCGGCCGCGGTGCCGAGCAGTTCCTGCTCACCTTCGCCATCGCCGACGTCCTGCCGTACGGCCGGCAGGAGGAGTGGCAGGACGTCCCCGAGGGATGGCCCCAGCACCCGACCTACGAGGGCTGGCCGACCTCGAAGGAGATCGCGGAGCGCTACGGCGACCCCGCCGCCTGA